The following coding sequences are from one Natrarchaeobaculum sulfurireducens window:
- a CDS encoding DNA-binding protein: MSGTPDEEKLEELRQKKMEQLQEQAESQQDGADQEAAQQQAEAQKQALLRQHLTDDARKRLNTVKMSKPQFGEQVERQVVALARSGRIQGKIDDEKMKQLLKELKPDSKSFDIRRR; encoded by the coding sequence ATGAGCGGAACGCCAGACGAAGAGAAACTCGAGGAGCTGCGACAGAAGAAAATGGAGCAGCTACAGGAACAAGCCGAGTCCCAACAAGACGGTGCCGACCAGGAAGCGGCTCAGCAACAAGCCGAAGCGCAGAAACAGGCGCTGCTTCGCCAGCACTTGACCGACGATGCACGAAAGCGGCTCAACACGGTCAAGATGAGCAAACCCCAGTTCGGCGAACAGGTCGAACGACAGGTCGTCGCCCTCGCTCGCAGTGGCCGAATTCAGGGGAAGATCGACGACGAGAAGATGAAACAGTTGCTCAAGGAGCTCAAACCCGACTCGAAGAGCTTCGACATTCGGCGACGCTGA
- a CDS encoding 30S ribosomal protein S19e — translation MATMYDVPVDDLIEALADELEDELEEPEWNQFAKAGVDRELPPEQENFWAIRAASLLRKVADRGPIGVERLSTEYGGSKNGSNRYQVAPDKRADGSRNVIRTILQQLEEQDLVETAEGQGRRITPEGRSLLDETAGTVLEDLDRPELERYA, via the coding sequence ATGGCTACGATGTACGACGTTCCGGTGGACGACCTCATCGAGGCGCTCGCCGACGAACTCGAGGACGAACTCGAGGAACCGGAGTGGAACCAGTTCGCCAAAGCTGGTGTCGACCGCGAACTGCCCCCAGAGCAGGAGAACTTCTGGGCGATCCGCGCCGCAAGCTTGCTGCGCAAGGTCGCCGACCGCGGTCCAATCGGCGTCGAGCGACTCTCGACCGAGTACGGTGGCTCGAAAAACGGTTCGAACCGATACCAGGTCGCACCTGACAAGCGTGCAGATGGGTCGCGAAACGTCATCCGCACGATCCTCCAGCAACTCGAGGAACAAGACCTCGTCGAGACCGCCGAGGGCCAGGGTCGACGAATCACGCCCGAGGGCCGAAGCCTGCTCGACGAAACCGCCGGCACCGTCCTCGAAGACCTCGACCGTCCGGAACTCGAGCGCTACGCGTAA
- the thiL gene encoding thiamine-phosphate kinase: MDERAALALLSAELEDAGDDAAVVDDLVITTDMLHERTDFPPGTTRYTAGWRAVGASLSDVAAMGAEATAAVAAYAAPAFDDGELLAFVRGARDVCERVGASYVGGDLDEHQEFTVASTAIGRTDDLVFRSGARPGDAVCVTGTLGRSAAALELFNRAGDGPARDDEDDLERANALFQFEPRVAAGRTLAGYATAMMDSSDGLARSLHQLAEASDCGFTIDADRVPITDALTDVADDDAVLDLATTFGEDFELVVTLSESDLEAARSVTDVRLSRIGSVVTREDGITLDGEPLADRGYTHG; the protein is encoded by the coding sequence ATGGACGAACGGGCCGCCCTGGCGCTGCTGTCGGCAGAACTCGAGGACGCGGGTGACGATGCGGCCGTGGTCGACGACCTCGTGATCACGACCGATATGCTTCACGAGCGGACGGATTTCCCTCCAGGAACGACGCGATATACCGCTGGCTGGCGGGCCGTCGGTGCCTCCCTCTCCGACGTCGCGGCGATGGGTGCGGAGGCGACGGCGGCAGTCGCCGCCTACGCCGCTCCCGCGTTCGACGACGGGGAACTTCTCGCGTTCGTCCGGGGCGCACGCGACGTCTGCGAGCGCGTCGGAGCGAGTTACGTCGGCGGCGACCTCGACGAACACCAGGAGTTCACTGTAGCATCTACTGCCATCGGCCGTACCGACGACCTAGTCTTTCGCAGCGGTGCTCGCCCCGGTGACGCCGTCTGTGTGACCGGCACGCTCGGGCGAAGCGCCGCTGCCCTGGAACTCTTCAACCGCGCGGGTGACGGCCCGGCTCGTGACGACGAGGACGACCTCGAGCGTGCGAACGCTCTCTTTCAGTTCGAGCCGCGGGTCGCGGCTGGCCGTACGCTTGCTGGCTATGCGACGGCCATGATGGACTCGAGCGACGGCCTCGCACGCTCGCTCCACCAGCTCGCCGAAGCCAGTGACTGCGGGTTCACTATCGACGCCGATCGGGTTCCGATCACTGACGCGCTCACGGACGTCGCCGACGACGACGCCGTCTTAGACCTCGCAACGACGTTCGGTGAGGATTTCGAACTCGTCGTGACGCTCTCAGAATCGGACCTCGAAGCCGCCCGCAGTGTGACCGACGTTCGGCTCTCGAGGATCGGGTCCGTCGTTACACGCGAAGACGGGATCACGCTCGACGGCGAGCCACTCGCCGACCGCGGCTACACCCACGGCTGA
- a CDS encoding site-2 protease family protein, with the protein MDDSVGSGSDPPWITAPEDGPPLERLRPVFSVYEAGVESERLVYYGVPKADPDTVLAELWPVFRECGYELHIERRHGGFALVAEPTSVGIDGIPWTNVVLFALTVVSTLFAGSMWYHIDPIAEPTEMWRAWPFTVAILGVLGVHEMGHYVMSRYHDVDASLPYFIPVPTLIGTMGAVIKMNGRMPDRRALFDIGVSGPLAGLVATVVVTVIGLHLPPVTAPETLVDHPDAIQLQLGYPPLLEWLAMAFDQPLYRDDPGTAVNPVVIGGWVGLFVTFLNLIPVGQLDGGHILRAMAGSYQRTIAALVPGALFGLAAYLYYLTDADGNAIAIWAVWGVFTAVLASVGPARPVHDESLGRGRFALGVITFVLGVLCFTPVPIQIVS; encoded by the coding sequence ATGGACGACAGCGTCGGGTCCGGCTCCGATCCACCCTGGATCACCGCACCCGAAGACGGACCGCCGCTCGAGCGACTCCGGCCGGTGTTTTCGGTTTACGAGGCGGGCGTCGAATCGGAGCGGCTCGTCTACTACGGCGTTCCGAAAGCCGACCCCGACACCGTACTCGCCGAGTTGTGGCCGGTGTTTCGCGAGTGCGGGTACGAACTCCATATCGAACGCCGTCACGGCGGCTTCGCACTGGTCGCCGAGCCGACGTCGGTCGGAATCGACGGGATTCCCTGGACGAACGTCGTCCTGTTCGCCCTGACGGTCGTTTCGACGCTGTTTGCTGGCTCGATGTGGTACCACATCGATCCGATCGCGGAACCGACGGAAATGTGGCGCGCCTGGCCGTTTACGGTCGCGATCCTGGGTGTCCTCGGCGTCCACGAGATGGGCCACTACGTGATGAGCCGGTATCACGACGTCGACGCCTCCTTACCCTATTTCATCCCCGTGCCGACACTGATCGGGACGATGGGTGCGGTCATCAAGATGAACGGCCGAATGCCCGATCGGCGGGCACTGTTCGACATCGGCGTCAGCGGTCCGCTCGCCGGGCTGGTCGCGACGGTCGTCGTCACCGTCATCGGGCTCCACCTTCCCCCGGTTACCGCCCCCGAAACACTGGTCGACCACCCGGACGCCATCCAACTTCAACTGGGCTATCCGCCGCTGCTCGAGTGGCTGGCGATGGCCTTCGACCAACCGCTGTACCGCGACGATCCGGGGACGGCGGTAAATCCCGTCGTCATCGGCGGCTGGGTCGGGCTGTTCGTCACGTTCCTCAACCTGATTCCGGTCGGCCAACTCGACGGCGGGCACATCCTGCGTGCGATGGCCGGCAGCTACCAGCGGACGATCGCCGCGCTCGTTCCGGGCGCGCTCTTTGGACTCGCGGCGTATCTCTACTATCTGACCGACGCCGACGGAAACGCGATCGCCATCTGGGCCGTCTGGGGCGTGTTCACCGCGGTACTCGCCTCGGTCGGACCGGCCCGACCGGTACACGACGAGTCTCTGGGCCGCGGACGATTCGCCCTCGGCGTCATCACGTTCGTACTCGGGGTGCTCTGTTTCACGCCGGTCCCGATCCAGATCGTCAGTTGA
- a CDS encoding DUF7123 family protein, whose amino-acid sequence MSMSTTAQPSTESKEHRLKRYLRERAEDGELYFKGKFIADDVGMSPKEIGALMVKLSESVDDLEIEKWSYTSATTWRVAPV is encoded by the coding sequence ATGTCGATGAGCACGACAGCCCAACCCTCCACGGAAAGCAAAGAACACCGCCTGAAACGCTACCTGCGCGAACGCGCCGAAGATGGCGAGCTGTACTTCAAAGGCAAGTTCATCGCAGACGACGTCGGAATGTCCCCGAAAGAGATCGGCGCGCTCATGGTCAAGCTCTCGGAGTCGGTTGACGACCTGGAGATCGAGAAGTGGTCGTACACGAGTGCAACCACGTGGCGCGTCGCTCCCGTGTAA
- a CDS encoding molybdopterin synthase, with product MYVLGVLDRGAERETLEAVVDRTVDHLSREGRVGVVRYDATIADGTPAAGETITFGGDVTYDLGADGDWMASGTGLSVQGALDQLTPTCEYAVVVGVPELRYPSVLVGPEADRSENDDVLAVIETSADLEDARLASDLAETEPYQTLESLVSRVKRSPKADLSGAIATFTGRVRTKDDPDDTPTEFLEFEKYEGVAEERMAALEADLEARDGVLEVELYHRTGVVERGEDIVFVVVLAGHRDEAFRTVEDGINRLKDEVPLFKKEVTVEDEFWVHERTQ from the coding sequence ATGTACGTACTCGGTGTACTCGACCGTGGGGCCGAACGGGAGACGCTCGAGGCGGTCGTCGACCGAACCGTCGATCACCTCTCCCGCGAGGGGCGCGTCGGCGTCGTCCGATACGACGCCACGATCGCCGACGGGACCCCAGCGGCAGGCGAGACCATCACGTTCGGCGGCGACGTGACCTACGACCTCGGTGCTGACGGTGACTGGATGGCAAGCGGGACGGGACTGTCCGTCCAGGGCGCACTCGATCAGTTGACCCCGACCTGCGAGTACGCAGTCGTCGTCGGCGTCCCCGAACTCCGATACCCATCGGTTCTGGTCGGTCCAGAGGCCGACCGCTCGGAGAACGACGACGTGCTGGCTGTGATCGAAACGTCGGCCGACCTCGAGGATGCCCGTCTCGCGAGCGACCTCGCAGAGACGGAACCCTATCAGACGCTCGAGTCGCTGGTCAGCCGGGTCAAACGCTCGCCGAAGGCCGACCTCTCGGGCGCGATTGCCACCTTCACGGGCCGCGTCCGGACGAAAGACGATCCCGACGACACGCCGACGGAGTTCCTCGAGTTCGAGAAGTACGAGGGCGTCGCCGAAGAGCGAATGGCCGCGCTCGAAGCCGACCTCGAGGCCAGAGACGGCGTTCTCGAGGTCGAACTCTACCACCGAACCGGCGTCGTCGAACGCGGCGAGGACATCGTCTTCGTCGTCGTTCTCGCTGGCCACCGCGACGAGGCGTTTCGGACCGTCGAAGACGGGATCAACCGCCTCAAAGACGAGGTTCCGCTATTCAAAAAGGAAGTGACGGTCGAAGACGAGTTCTGGGTTCACGAGCGCACCCAGTAG
- the pyrH gene encoding UMP kinase: MKVVVSIGGSVLVPEPGGDRVAEHAAVVEDLVADGCRVGAVVGGGGVAREYIGAARELGANEIELDQLGIDVTRLNARLLIAALGEETITAPAEDYEEAGESLRQGDVSVMGGVAPAQTTDAVGAALAEYVDADLLVYATSVPGVFSADPNEDDDATKYAELTATELVDVIAGLEMNAGASAPVDLLAAKIIERSGMRTIVLDGTDPERIARAVRYGDHDGTDVVPEGAGEEPTYWAQND, translated from the coding sequence ATGAAAGTGGTCGTCTCAATAGGCGGAAGCGTGCTCGTGCCCGAGCCGGGCGGGGATCGGGTGGCCGAGCACGCGGCCGTCGTCGAAGACCTCGTCGCGGACGGCTGTCGGGTCGGTGCCGTCGTCGGGGGCGGCGGCGTCGCCCGCGAGTACATCGGTGCCGCACGCGAGCTGGGGGCTAACGAGATCGAACTCGATCAGCTAGGAATCGACGTTACGCGACTCAACGCACGGTTGCTCATCGCCGCCCTCGGCGAGGAGACGATCACCGCGCCCGCCGAGGACTACGAGGAAGCCGGCGAGTCGCTCCGGCAGGGAGACGTCTCGGTCATGGGCGGCGTCGCACCGGCCCAGACGACGGACGCCGTCGGAGCTGCGCTCGCTGAATACGTCGATGCCGACTTGCTCGTCTACGCGACGAGCGTTCCCGGCGTCTTCAGCGCCGATCCCAACGAGGACGACGACGCGACGAAGTACGCAGAGCTCACCGCGACCGAACTCGTCGACGTCATCGCCGGCCTCGAGATGAACGCCGGTGCCTCGGCCCCCGTCGACTTGCTCGCGGCGAAGATCATCGAGCGCTCGGGAATGCGGACGATCGTCCTCGACGGCACCGACCCTGAACGCATCGCTCGCGCCGTCCGTTACGGCGATCACGACGGCACCGACGTCGTCCCGGAGGGTGCCGGCGAAGAACCGACGTATTGGGCCCAAAACGACTGA
- the lysS gene encoding lysine--tRNA ligase, producing MRDENADEPETADDTDASPYTLQRDDGDEHHAFWADDVADRIEARTPTEPIVVKGGISPSGVPHLGNVNEIMRGYYVAEVLRERGYEVRQVFTADDRDPLRGLPRTLCDLEGTLVDLGDVNAGALGRNLGAPYTDIPDPFGCCDSYGEHFSQIIADSADAVDVPIDLLSNTELYETGAFDEVTRYVLEHADRARDVLSRYQDKVDADGDYVPFNPICAECGKVTETVTDVDLDAEPPTVDYVCTDMDAGDQTIDGCGHEGTATIREGKMPWRFEWPGQWQMLGVDFEPFGKDHAEGSWPSGQDVARTVLETEPPVPMVYEWFTLDGEPFSSSAGNVILVSDVLELIEPEVLRYFFAKDPSKARDFSVERLDQLVDEFDRFEAIYFGDVEASEDEREFAERVYPLVVDGAASAAENERTSERESEPREDRIRLPYTFAAVLGMTDDPDLREEIARREGHIADDAPEWAVEGALARVDRARNWARRTGNEFDYELKRTTLPDHEFDAATEAALDELADFVAAADDLEPDALQGEIYETAKRHDVPVGDFFGAGYRLFFDEEQGPKLGPFLAKVDREFVVDRLRRET from the coding sequence ATGAGAGACGAGAACGCCGACGAACCTGAGACGGCCGACGACACGGACGCGAGTCCCTACACGCTCCAGCGCGACGACGGGGACGAACACCACGCCTTCTGGGCGGACGATGTCGCCGACCGAATCGAAGCGCGGACTCCCACGGAACCCATCGTCGTCAAAGGTGGTATCTCCCCATCGGGCGTTCCCCACCTCGGCAACGTCAACGAGATTATGCGCGGGTACTACGTCGCGGAGGTCCTCAGAGAACGCGGATACGAGGTCCGTCAGGTCTTCACCGCCGACGACCGCGACCCGCTCCGCGGGCTCCCGCGAACGCTCTGTGATCTCGAGGGCACCCTCGTCGACTTAGGCGACGTCAACGCTGGCGCGCTCGGCCGGAATCTCGGCGCGCCCTACACGGACATCCCCGACCCCTTCGGCTGCTGTGACTCCTACGGCGAGCACTTCTCACAGATCATCGCCGATAGCGCCGACGCCGTCGACGTGCCGATCGACCTCCTCTCGAACACCGAGCTCTACGAGACAGGAGCGTTCGACGAGGTCACTCGGTACGTCCTCGAGCACGCCGACCGTGCCCGCGACGTCCTCTCGAGGTACCAGGACAAGGTGGACGCCGACGGCGACTACGTCCCGTTCAACCCGATCTGTGCGGAGTGTGGAAAGGTGACCGAAACCGTCACTGACGTCGACCTGGACGCCGAGCCGCCGACCGTCGACTACGTCTGTACGGATATGGACGCCGGCGATCAGACGATCGACGGCTGTGGCCACGAGGGCACGGCGACGATCCGCGAAGGCAAGATGCCCTGGCGGTTCGAGTGGCCCGGCCAGTGGCAGATGCTTGGCGTCGACTTCGAACCGTTCGGCAAGGACCATGCCGAGGGTTCCTGGCCCAGCGGTCAGGACGTGGCCAGAACCGTCCTCGAGACCGAACCGCCCGTCCCGATGGTCTACGAGTGGTTCACGCTCGACGGCGAGCCCTTCTCGTCGTCTGCGGGGAACGTCATCCTCGTCTCGGACGTTCTCGAGTTGATCGAACCCGAAGTCCTGCGCTATTTCTTCGCCAAAGATCCCTCGAAGGCCCGCGACTTTAGTGTCGAGCGTTTAGACCAGCTGGTCGACGAGTTCGACCGCTTCGAGGCGATCTACTTCGGTGACGTCGAGGCAAGCGAGGACGAACGCGAGTTCGCCGAGCGTGTCTATCCGCTCGTCGTGGACGGGGCGGCTTCAGCCGCCGAAAACGAGCGCACCAGTGAGCGCGAAAGCGAGCCTCGAGAAGACCGAATTCGGCTTCCCTACACCTTCGCTGCCGTCCTCGGCATGACCGATGATCCCGACCTGCGCGAAGAAATCGCCCGCCGTGAAGGACACATCGCCGACGACGCCCCCGAGTGGGCCGTCGAGGGCGCACTCGCCCGTGTCGACCGCGCCCGAAACTGGGCCCGGCGAACGGGCAACGAGTTCGACTACGAACTCAAGCGGACGACGCTCCCAGATCACGAGTTCGATGCCGCAACTGAGGCGGCGCTCGACGAACTTGCCGACTTCGTCGCGGCGGCCGACGACCTCGAGCCGGACGCGCTTCAGGGCGAAATCTACGAAACCGCAAAGCGCCACGACGTCCCGGTCGGCGACTTCTTCGGGGCCGGTTACCGGCTCTTTTTCGACGAGGAACAGGGGCCGAAGCTCGGTCCGTTCCTCGCGAAGGTCGATCGCGAGTTCGTCGTCGACCGATTACGCCGGGAAACGTAG
- a CDS encoding site-2 protease family protein gives MEYGVPAFISPPELFGSETITWILLGLFVYWAGVLALRNANLLPSYVGTQGPILTFHTKRGRAFLDWLSGPKRFWRAWANFGIGISLVVMVAMFGFLLLAAIAALTSPQPATDVQQPRNVLVIPGVNDFLPLSAAPGIVFGLLVGLVVHEGGHGLLCRVEDIDINSMGVAMLAIIPIGAFVEPDHESSKDASRGGQTRMFAAGVTANFAVTILVFALLFGPIAGSIAVAPGAAVGGIAPDSPAADAGIEPNDRITAINGDPVEGNDDLEDRLEAADGEVIDVEVNDEETASVERSLLVTAAMDNGPTGLDIGDAVVAVNGQEVATENQFYEAVGDNEVVTLTVSPDGEDELVERDVPIGAAVTLVEDGPLESALGATEAPVVVTAVDGERTHTYSDLTSILGEREPGDEIAITGYVDDERIEETVTLDEHAQQAGNAFLGVEPNPGTSGLDLSAIGVQLYPAEEYLVMLGGSGEGSFGAVTDSFLGKIGLALLLPIIGVVGMLPFNFAGFTGGVENFYEVQGSLAALGDGTVFVIANLLFWTGWINVQLGFFNLIPAFPLDGGHILRTSTEAVVSRLPIEATRGMVRVVTTTVGLTMLASFLLMLFGPGLLAG, from the coding sequence ATGGAGTACGGCGTCCCTGCGTTTATTTCACCCCCCGAACTCTTCGGCTCCGAGACGATCACGTGGATTCTGCTCGGGCTGTTCGTCTACTGGGCCGGAGTCCTCGCGCTCAGAAACGCGAATCTGCTGCCGAGTTACGTCGGCACACAGGGGCCGATCCTCACGTTCCACACGAAACGTGGCCGTGCGTTTCTCGACTGGCTCTCCGGCCCCAAACGGTTCTGGCGTGCGTGGGCGAACTTCGGCATCGGCATCTCGCTCGTCGTCATGGTCGCGATGTTCGGTTTCCTGTTGCTTGCGGCCATCGCAGCGCTCACATCGCCACAGCCAGCGACCGACGTCCAACAGCCGCGGAACGTTCTCGTAATCCCCGGCGTCAACGACTTCTTACCGCTGTCGGCCGCGCCAGGTATCGTCTTCGGGCTGCTCGTCGGCCTCGTCGTCCACGAGGGCGGCCACGGATTGCTCTGTCGCGTCGAAGACATCGATATCAACTCGATGGGCGTCGCGATGCTCGCGATCATCCCGATCGGCGCGTTCGTCGAACCGGATCACGAAAGCAGCAAAGACGCCTCGAGAGGCGGTCAAACGCGGATGTTCGCGGCCGGAGTGACGGCGAACTTCGCGGTGACGATACTCGTGTTTGCGCTGCTGTTCGGCCCGATCGCGGGTTCGATCGCCGTCGCACCGGGAGCGGCCGTCGGCGGCATCGCCCCTGACTCACCCGCCGCTGATGCTGGTATCGAACCCAATGATCGGATCACAGCGATCAACGGCGATCCTGTCGAGGGCAACGACGACCTCGAGGATCGACTCGAGGCCGCCGACGGCGAGGTGATCGACGTCGAGGTAAACGATGAGGAGACCGCGAGCGTCGAGCGCTCGCTGCTCGTTACCGCAGCGATGGACAACGGTCCGACGGGACTCGACATCGGCGATGCAGTCGTCGCCGTCAACGGCCAGGAGGTCGCAACGGAAAACCAGTTCTACGAGGCGGTCGGTGACAACGAGGTCGTTACGCTGACGGTCTCCCCCGACGGGGAAGACGAACTGGTCGAGCGTGACGTTCCCATCGGCGCGGCCGTCACTCTCGTCGAGGACGGCCCGCTCGAGTCGGCACTCGGCGCGACTGAAGCCCCTGTCGTCGTCACCGCCGTCGACGGTGAGCGTACCCACACCTATAGTGACCTGACGTCGATACTCGGCGAACGCGAGCCGGGCGACGAAATCGCCATCACCGGCTACGTCGATGACGAACGCATCGAAGAGACGGTCACCCTCGACGAACACGCCCAGCAGGCTGGCAATGCGTTCCTCGGCGTCGAGCCGAACCCCGGCACATCGGGACTCGATCTCTCCGCGATCGGCGTCCAACTGTATCCCGCAGAAGAGTATCTGGTAATGCTCGGTGGCTCCGGTGAGGGGAGTTTCGGTGCCGTCACCGACTCGTTCCTCGGAAAGATCGGCCTGGCGTTACTATTGCCGATTATCGGCGTCGTCGGTATGTTGCCGTTTAATTTCGCCGGCTTCACGGGTGGCGTCGAGAACTTCTATGAGGTGCAGGGGTCACTCGCTGCACTCGGCGACGGGACGGTTTTCGTGATCGCAAACCTGTTGTTCTGGACCGGCTGGATCAACGTCCAGCTCGGCTTCTTCAACCTCATCCCGGCGTTCCCCTTAGACGGCGGGCACATCCTTCGGACGAGCACGGAAGCGGTCGTCTCCCGGCTGCCGATCGAGGCGACTCGTGGGATGGTCAGAGTGGTGACGACCACAGTTGGGCTGACGATGCTCGCCAGTTTCCTCCTGATGTTGTTCGGACCGGGGCTACTCGCCGGCTAG
- a CDS encoding heme-binding protein, translating to MERRTPPRTKEGWYILHDFRTVDWDAWRAAPDHVRERALEEGRAFLADCEAVDDAEDGDSAMFAMLGHETDLLFMHIRPTMADVEQVGRRFDQTAFAEFTERADSYVSVAEVSDYVTEAYFEEDEEVENAGLKRYLDQKLYPQIPDAEYVNFYPMEKRRQPEFNWYDLPFDQRSEHMSSHGDIGRSYGGKVSQITAGSIGFDDYEWSVSLFANDPANIKNLLAEMRFDPSTSKYAEFGRFYVGCRFDPHDLEAYMAGEAVPAEDDDSSETGGHPHAEGHAEDADEHSHGHGDGDAGGPPSSVAGDDVRGELEEMGVYAGKPHGEDVHAVVLYSEADPAELFEEVDGLRTNFDHYDTHVMTAVYEPEHDEEAETAVVSLWETDRAANTAAGFLSELPGVVRQAGDDGDSWGTMGMFYTVKPDYREDFVGTFEEVGGLLADMDGHRKSNLLINREDENDMFIASRWDSREDAMAFFRSDAFSDTVEYGRDVLADRPRHVFLA from the coding sequence ATGGAGCGACGGACACCACCGCGTACGAAAGAAGGCTGGTACATTTTGCACGACTTCCGGACCGTCGACTGGGACGCCTGGCGGGCGGCTCCCGATCACGTCCGCGAACGCGCACTCGAGGAGGGGCGTGCCTTCCTCGCCGACTGCGAGGCGGTCGACGATGCCGAAGACGGCGACTCGGCGATGTTCGCCATGCTCGGTCACGAGACCGACCTGTTGTTCATGCACATCCGGCCAACGATGGCTGACGTCGAACAGGTCGGTCGTCGGTTCGACCAGACGGCCTTCGCCGAGTTCACCGAGCGAGCCGACTCGTACGTCTCGGTCGCGGAGGTCTCCGACTATGTCACCGAAGCCTACTTCGAGGAGGATGAGGAGGTCGAAAACGCCGGCCTCAAACGGTACCTCGACCAGAAACTCTACCCACAGATTCCAGACGCCGAGTACGTCAACTTCTACCCGATGGAGAAACGCCGGCAGCCGGAGTTCAACTGGTACGACCTCCCGTTCGACCAGCGTTCTGAGCACATGAGCTCCCACGGCGACATCGGCCGCAGCTACGGCGGGAAAGTCAGCCAGATCACCGCCGGGAGCATCGGCTTCGACGACTACGAGTGGAGCGTCTCGCTGTTCGCCAACGACCCCGCGAACATCAAGAACCTGCTCGCAGAGATGCGCTTTGACCCATCGACCTCGAAGTACGCCGAGTTCGGCCGCTTCTACGTCGGTTGCCGCTTCGATCCCCACGACCTCGAGGCGTACATGGCTGGTGAGGCCGTCCCGGCCGAAGACGACGACTCGAGCGAGACGGGTGGACACCCTCACGCCGAGGGTCACGCTGAAGACGCTGACGAGCACAGCCACGGCCACGGCGACGGCGACGCGGGCGGCCCACCGAGTAGCGTCGCTGGCGACGATGTCCGTGGCGAACTCGAGGAGATGGGCGTCTACGCGGGCAAGCCCCACGGCGAGGACGTCCACGCGGTCGTCCTCTACTCCGAGGCCGATCCGGCCGAGCTGTTCGAGGAGGTCGACGGGCTGCGAACCAACTTCGACCACTACGACACGCACGTGATGACGGCCGTCTACGAACCCGAACACGACGAGGAGGCCGAAACGGCCGTCGTCAGCCTCTGGGAGACCGACCGGGCAGCGAACACGGCTGCCGGCTTCCTCTCGGAGCTACCCGGCGTCGTCCGTCAGGCCGGTGACGACGGCGACTCCTGGGGGACGATGGGAATGTTTTACACGGTCAAACCCGACTACCGCGAGGACTTCGTTGGCACCTTCGAGGAGGTCGGCGGGCTCCTCGCCGACATGGACGGCCACCGCAAGTCCAACCTGCTGATCAACCGTGAGGACGAAAACGATATGTTCATCGCCAGCCGGTGGGACTCTCGCGAGGACGCGATGGCCTTTTTCCGCAGCGACGCCTTCTCCGACACCGTCGAGTACGGCCGCGACGTTCTTGCTGACCGACCGCGACACGTCTTTTTGGCCTGA
- a CDS encoding DUF5611 family protein, which translates to MKEYKMRRGEYLEERIPDMEASVEDYFGPITDTEEFNGSDLYVVGEPDNPVFEKIVVGAVEYSGKKDKLAVEFHERDPTELGPDELEAAADAVDAKNDFLLEATGRDAKARRDSLKRSVEDDPDHDVA; encoded by the coding sequence ATGAAGGAGTACAAGATGCGTCGCGGTGAATATCTCGAGGAGCGAATTCCTGACATGGAAGCATCCGTCGAGGACTACTTCGGCCCCATCACGGACACCGAGGAGTTCAACGGAAGCGACCTCTACGTCGTTGGCGAACCCGACAACCCCGTCTTCGAGAAGATCGTCGTCGGTGCCGTCGAGTACTCCGGCAAGAAGGACAAACTCGCCGTCGAGTTCCACGAACGCGATCCGACGGAACTCGGTCCGGACGAACTCGAGGCGGCCGCCGACGCCGTCGACGCCAAAAACGACTTCCTGCTCGAGGCCACCGGCCGGGACGCAAAGGCCCGACGCGACTCGCTGAAGCGGTCCGTCGAAGACGATCCGGACCACGACGTCGCCTGA